Proteins from one Naumovozyma castellii chromosome 3, complete genome genomic window:
- the SUA5 gene encoding threonylcarbamoyladenylate synthase (ancestral locus Anc_8.111) — MCDELSRTSELTNDNNESPQQHMSPHLINLARRLITTTTMASPSFQTKIAKVDPTKIFFPENSHIDGTLPIITDPITESALLEAAQIIRDTDQTVAFPTETVYGLGGSALNDQSVINIYKAKNRPSDNPLITHVSSINQLNRKIFKSHKTDSSLQNIPIIYHKLIKTLWPGPLTILLPTENTRGTLSVKTTNSQPTFAVRIPSNVIARALIALSDTPIAAPSANTSTKPSPTLASHVFHDLKGKIPLILDGGPCNVGVESTVLDGLSRPPMLLRPGGLTLEHILELGGQDWIDCKVENKQNVKQGETVRTPGMKYKHYSPDAKVILLIPPPDSNQRPTVKSYLHELNEIVGQEKGKKIAILTGPILNREEKLFPNNTDIIVKHLGDEGNEIQANLFAMLREADEIDNVDVMIVEGSSEDGEGLAIMNRLKKASAGNYVYVT, encoded by the coding sequence atgtgcGATGAGCTTTCTCGAACTAGTGAACTTACAAacgataataatgaatctCCACAACAGCATATGTCTCCCCATCTCATCAACTTGGCAAGACGACTTATAACGACAACAACCATGGCATCCCCCTCCTTCCAAACGAAAATTGCAAAAGTGGACCCCACAAAGATTTTTTTCCCAGAAAATTCACATATCGATGGCACACTCCCCATAATAACTGATCCAATAACGGAATCTGCACTACTGGAAGCTGCTCAAATAATAAGAGACACGGACCAAACAGTAGCGTTCCCCACAGAAACTGTCTATGGACTCGGTGGTTCCGCATTGAACGATCAATCAGTCATTAACATCTACAAGGCCAAGAACAGACCAAGTGATAACCCATTAATCACTCACGTATCATCCATCAACCAACTCAATaggaaaatattcaaatccCACAAAACTGACTCATCCCTGCAAAATATCCCCATCATATATcacaaattaataaaaacCCTATGGCCAGGTCCATTAACCATTTTACTCCCCACGGAAAACACAAGAGGAACACTTTCTGTCAAGACCACTAATTCTCAACCCACATTCGCAGTAAGAATCCCATCAAACGTCATCGCAAGAGCATTGATAGCATTAAGTGACACTCCGATAGCGGCCCCCTCCGCTAACACATCCACTAAACCATCTCCAACATTAGCATCCCATGTCTTTCATGATTTGAAAGGGAAAATACCATTGATATTGGATGGTGGACCCTGTAATGTCGGTGTGGAGAGTACCGTGTTGGATGGACTATCCAGACCACCAATGCTTTTACGTCCCGGTGGACTGACTTTGGAACATATATTGGAATTAGGCGGTCAGGATTGGATTGATTGtaaagtggaaaataaacaaaatgTGAAACAAGGTGAGACGGTAAGGACACCGGGAATGAAATATAAGCATTATTCCCCCGATGCAAAAGTTATATTGTTGATCCCACCGCCAGATTCAAATCAACGACCTACAGTGAAATCATATTTAcatgaattgaatgagaTTGTAGGGCAGGAGAAGGGTAAGAAGATTGCCATATTGACGGGTCCCATACTAAACAGggaagaaaaattgttcCCAAACAATACAGATATCATTGTGAAACATCTCGGTGATGAAGGTAATGAGATTCAAGCAAATTTGTTCGCCATGTTAAGAGAAGCGGACGAGATAGATAATGTCGATGTCATGATAGTGGAAGGTTCATCAGAAGATGGTGAAGGACTAGCTATTATGAATAGATTAAAGAAAGCTTCTGCTGGTAATTATGTATATGTAACCTAA
- the DCP1 gene encoding Dcp1p (ancestral locus Anc_3.1), whose protein sequence is MTSTATSTTEPTLDFYRKALNYNVIGRYDPKIKQLLFHTPHASIYKWDFNKNEWNKLEYQGVLAIYLRDISQGGDLFNFETSMTENNNNTSASINSNNTNNFHPRDKDLTVLTGKDIYNYGLILLNRINPDNFSMAIVPNSVINKRKVFDAIDDGHNPLECMGVEVKDDLVIIKNLKHEIYGIWIHTVADRQNIYELIKYLLENEPQDSFA, encoded by the coding sequence ATGACCTCCACTGCTACCTCCACCACGGAGCCCACACTCGACTTCTACAGAAAGGCCCTCAACTACAACGTCATCGGCAGATACGACCCGAAGATCAAGCAGCTGCTCTTCCACACGCCACACGCTTCCATCTACAAATGGGACTTCAACAAGAACGAGTGGAACAAACTGGAATACCAGGGCGTCCTCGCGATCTACCTCCGTGACATCTCGCAGGGCGGCGACCTCTTCAATTTCGAAACATCAATGACcgaaaacaacaacaacacctCCGCAAGCatcaacagcaacaacacCAACAACTTCCACCCCAGAGATAAGGACCTCACCGTCTTGACGGGCaaagatatatataacTATGGACTCATATTGCTGAACAGGATAAACCCGGACAATTTCTCCATGGCCATCGTCCCCAATAGCGTCATCAACAAGAGGAAAGTCTTTGATGCCATTGATGACGGCCATAACCCATTGGAATGCATGGGCGTGGAAGTCAAGGACGATCTGgtcattattaaaaatttgaaacatgAAATCTACGGGATTTGGATCCATACTGTCGCAGATAGACAGAATATTTAcgaattaattaaatactTATTGGAGAATGAACCACAGGATTCATTCGCATAG
- the SPT20 gene encoding Spt20p (ancestral locus Anc_3.2) — MNTSPEMSSDGHPFGIPVNSPSMKGSPPSTAGGGPVNVGSNAVRTTTLTPQQQQQQQLLQKQRMLLQQQQQQQRHQQSMQNFEAQFYQLLMTINKKPKRLYNFVEDSDAILKKYEQYRPSFEFHIYENNYKICAPANTRLQQQQKNPEISSDGLVLNKNNETLKEFLEYVARGKIPEAIMEVLKDCNIQFYEGNLILQVYDHTNTVDVTTAKDVKVENNQSPPARSMSPSNARATSPAAPATFKRPRVYRTLLRPNDLTTYYDMMAYADHAKFSDTIYQQFESEILTLTKRNLKLDVPLNPYEHRDKLEDELFAMPQWDNGELKHHHREECTVEGSKGQVKHVEEHGELPQHSSNYEQLMLIMNDRTITTTNSTFAITLAKNATKLLNNANGNNSSSSNNTSSNSKGNQGGTVKNSSNGNSSSGTQVAIAAAAAAAAAAAGATVGNENNQFSRLKFIEQWRVNKEKRKQQQFMTNNNSNTNSAHMNVNNVRTGSATPFSSKISMGAPLSAQQQFLQQQQALEQQQQQQQGKGTKRNGGGSNGGTPKPKKPRKTKKKAEGETAGAKKKRAPAKKQSGKSTPSA; from the coding sequence ATGAATACTAGCCCTGAAATGAGTAGTGATGGACACCCGTTTGGTATCCCCGTGAATAGTCCGTCTATGAAGGGAAGCCCGCCATCCACAGCTGGTGGAGGACCCGTTAATGTTGGTTCCAATGCAGTGAGGACGACGACGTTGACTCCacagcaacagcagcagcagcaactTTTACAAAAGCAGAGGATGTTAttgcaacaacagcaacagcaacaacgTCATCAACAGTCGATGCAGAATTTCGAGGctcaattttatcaattgTTGATGACGATAAATAAGAAACCTAAGAGACTTTACAATTTTGTAGAGGATTCTGATGctattttgaagaaatatgaaCAATATAGACCTAGTTTTGAGTTCCATATCTACGAGAACAATTATAAGATTTGTGCACCGGCGAATACGAGattacaacaacaacagaagAACCCTGAGATATCGAGTGATGGACTCGTGTTgaataagaataatgaaacattGAAAGAGTTTTTGGAGTATGTAGCGAGGGGTAAGATTCCCGAGGCTATAATGGAAGTGTTAAAGGATtgtaatattcaattttatgAGGGTAATCTTATCTTGCAAGTTTACGATCATACCAACACAGTGGACGTGACCACGGCAAAGGATGTGAAAGTGGAGAATAATCAATCGCCCCCTGCACGGTCGATGTCACCATCCAATGCAAGAGCGACATCTCCGGCGGCACCGGCGACTTTCAAACGACCTAGAGTGTACCGTACATTGCTCAGACCGAATGATTTGACTACGTATTACGATATGATGGCTTATGCGGATCATGCTAAATTTAGTGATACGATCTATCAACAATTTGAATCTGAGATTCTGACTCTGACCAAgaggaatttgaaattggatgTTCCCTTGAATCCGTACGAGCATCGTGATAAATTGGAGGATGAACTATTCGCGATGCCGCAATGGGACAATGGTGAGTTgaaacatcatcatcgGGAGGAATGCACTGTGGAGGGGTCGAAGGGGCAAGTGAAACATGTTGAAGAGCATGGAGAATTGCCTCAACATTCATCTAATTATGAGCAGTTGATGTTGATTATGAATGATAGGACGATTACTACTACTAATTCCACGTTTGCGATCACGTTAGCTAAGAACGCTACGAAATTACTGAACAATGCGAATGGCAATAACTCATCGTCGTCTAATAATACTTCTAGTAACAGTAAAGGGAATCAAGGCGGGACGGTGAAAAACAGTAGTAATGGTAATTCCAGTTCGGGCACACAAGTCGCCATTGCTGCAGCTGCCGCCGCcgcagcagcagcagctgGTGCCACTGTGGGTAATGAGAATAATCAATTTAGTCGGTTAAAATTCATTGAACAATGGCGAGTCAACAAGGAGAAGAGGAAACAACAGCAGTTCATGAcgaataataatagcaatACGAATAGTGCACATATGAATGTGAACAATGTGAGGACGGGGTCCGCTACACCGTTTAGTTCCAAGATATCTATGGGCGCGCCCTTGAGTGCGCAACAGCAGTTCttacaacagcaacagGCCTTGgaacagcagcagcaacagcagcagGGCAAAGGGACGAAACGTAATGGTGGAGGATCTAATGGCGGAACACCCAAGCCGAAGAAACCACGTaagacgaagaagaaggcaGAAGGAGAAACAGCGGGGGCCAAGAAGAAGCGTGCGCCCGCCAAGAAACAAAGTGGGAAGAGCACTCCGTCTGCGTAA
- the RRP40 gene encoding exosome non-catalytic core subunit RRP40 (ancestral locus Anc_3.13): MQPQTVVVLPGDKLPLSPSSSQSALTLGPGIYCNPQTHEIIPTQAGIAHITHPKPHRTQLYVDYDSKRYIPCVGDLVIGCIVGTQGGDSYRVSLSNFSNDVSLPYMAFPNASKKNRPTLVKGDLVYAKVASAEKELEATLECLDPGFGILEDGMVLDCPLRFARMLLFEGDDKQKKEGTSSLLRLLARHTKFEIAIGINGKIWIKCDTVSDTLACYRIVLECCKSPVSQYDSIVKRHFKEVAKVVEE; this comes from the coding sequence ATGCAACCTCAAACCGTTGTTGTGCTTCCAGGAGACAAGCTGCCTCTATCACCATCGTCATCACAATCTGCGCTCACTTTGGGTCCCGGTATCTATTGCAACCCACAAACACATGAAATAATCCCCACTCAGGCGGGAATAGCACACATCACACACCCTAAGCCTCATAGGACACAACTTTATGTGGATTATGATTCCAAGAGGTACATTCCTTGTGTCGGTGACCTTGTCATTGGATGTATTGTGGGTACGCAAGGTGGTGATTCGTACCGTGTGTCATTAagtaatttttccaatgaTGTATCGTTACCATATATGGCTTTCCCTAATGCATCTAAGAAGAATAGACCCACTTTGGTGAAGGGAGATCTTGTTTATGCGAAAGTTGCTAGTGCGGAGAAGGAATTGGAGGCTACTTTGGAGTGTTTAGACCCAGGGTTTGGGATCCTGGAGGATGGGATGGTGTTAGATTGTCCGCTGAGGTTTGCTAGgatgttgttgtttgaAGGTGACGATAAGCAAAAGAAGGAGGGGACTAGTTCGTTACTGAGGTTGTTGGCGAGACATACGAAGTTTGAGATTGCCATTGGGATTAATGGGAAGATATGGATCAAGTGTGATACAGTGAGTGATACTTTGGCATGTTATAGAATTGTACTAGAATGTTGTAAGAGTCCCGTGTCGCAATATGATTCCATTGTCAAGAGACATTTCAAGGAAGTGGCGAAAGTGGTGGAAGAGTAG
- the RPD3 gene encoding histone deacetylase RPD3 (ancestral locus Anc_3.8): MVYENKPFDPITIKSSDTKKRVAYFYDADVGNYAYGSGHPMKPHRIRMTHSLVMNYGLYKKMEIYRAKPATKQEMCQFHTDEYIDFLSRVTPDNLEMFKKESVKFNVGDDCPVFDGLYEYCSISGGGSMEGAARLNRGKCDVAINYAGGLHHAKKSEASGFCYLNDIVLGIIELLRFHPRVLYIDIDVHHGDGVEEAFYTTDRVMTCSFHKYGEFFPGTGELRDTGVGKGKYYAVNVPLRDGIDDATYRNVFEPVIKRIMEWYQPSAVVLQCGGDSLSGDRLGCFNLSMQGHANCVNYVKSFGIPMMVVGGGGYTMRNVARTWCFETGLLNNVVLDQELPYNDYYEYYGPDYKLDVRPSNMFNVNSSEYLDKIMTSIFTNLENTKYAPSVELTNVPKDPEDLGDQEEDTAEAKDTKGGSQYARDQEVEHPNEFY; encoded by the coding sequence ATGGTGTATGAGAACAAACCATTTGACCCGATAACGATCAAATCTTCAGACACGAAGAAACGAGTCGCCTATTTCTATGACGCCGACGTGGGTAATTACGCTTACGGTTCAGGGCACCCGATGAAACCACACAGGATAAGAATGACCCACTCCTTGGTGATGAACTACGGTCTATAtaagaaaatggaaatttaCAGAGCTAAACCAGCCACGAAACAGGAAATGTGTCAATTTCACACCGATGAATATATCGATTTCCTGTCTAGGGTGACTCCCGACAATTTGGAGATGTTCAAGAAGGAAAGTGTCAAGTTTAATGTCGGGGATGATTGTCCCGTGTTCGATGGGCTTTACGAATATTGTAGTATCTCTGGTGGAGGATCCATGGAGGGGGCCGCAAGATTGAATAGAGGTAAATGTGACGTGGCTATTAATTACGCAGGTGGGTTGCATCATGCTAAGAAATCAGAAGCCTCTGGGTTTTGCTACCTGAACGATATCGTCTTGGGGATCATTGAACTATTAAGGTTTCATCCAAGAGTACTTTACATCGATATCGATGTCCATCATGGGGACGGTGTAGAGGAGGCATTTTATACCACAGATCGTGTGATGACTTGTTCATTCCACAAGTATGGTGAGTTTTTCCCCGGGACTGGGGAATTGAGAGATACTGGTGTCGGTAAGGGGAAATACTACGCTGTTAACGTGCCCCTAAGAGATGGTATTGATGATGCCACGTATAGAAACGTATTTGAACCCGTAATAAAGAGAATTATGGAATGGTATCAACCTTCCGCTGTTGTATTACAATGTGGTGGTGATTCCCTATCAGGGGATCGTCTCGGTTGTTTCAATCTTTCCATGCAAGGTCACGCTAATTGTGTCAATTACGTGAAATCCTTTGGTATCCCCATGATGGTGGTCGGTGGTGGTGGTTACACAATGAGAAATGTGGCTAGAACTTGGTGTTTCGAAACAGGGTTGTTGAACAATGTTGTCTTGGATCAAGAACTACCATATAATGATtattatgaatattatgGACCAGATTATAAATTAGACGTTAGACCATCAAACATGTTTAATGTCAATTCCAGTGAATATCTAGATAAAATAATGACCTCCATTTTCACgaatttggaaaatactAAGTATGCACCAAGTGTTGAGTTGACTAACGTGCCCAAGGACCCTGAAGATCTCGGAGACCAGGAGGAGGATACCGCTGAGGCCAAGGACACGAAGGGTGGGTCACAGTATGCAAGAGACCAAGAAGTAGAGCACCCAAACGAGTTTTATTGA
- the PMR1 gene encoding Ca(2+)/Mn(2+)-transporting P-type ATPase PMR1 (ancestral locus Anc_8.112), producing the protein MSANPFDAPIADERSIEERELLEVAKEALSRPNASLEYCTMSVDETLRKLETDPKSGLGSIAEASRRKLVYGANEIVIEEDESLWKKFLSSFVEDRLILLLIGSAVVSFIMGNIDDAVSITLAIVIVVSVGFVQEYRSEKSLEALNKLVPAECHLIRCGQESHVLASGLVPGDLVHFKIGDRIPADLRIIEAVDLSIDESNLTGENEPVHKSAKEVNKDSFNDQPNSIIPISDRTCVAYMGTLVKEGHGKGIVVGIGKNTSFGAIFEMLSNIEKPKTPLQNAMDKLGKDLSLFSFIVIGLICLVGILQGRSWLEMFQISVSLAVAAIPEGLPIIVTVTLALGVLRMAKRKAIVRRLPSVETLGSVNVICSDKTGTLTSNHMTASKIWCLDSMANKANVLSLEKSKSGSLKNYLTEDVKSTLTIGNICNNASFSQEHGKYLGNPTDIALLEQLSKFDLSDIRPTFKKVQEIPFNSKRKFMAVKIVNSEGKYSLCVKGAFEKVLSQCSHYLNQKGKTEKLTQGQRDVIIETANSLASEGLRMLAFAKTTLPDSPTLLTEESVGDLIFTGLIGMNDPPRPTVKPAIEQLLQGGVHIIMITGDSENTAVNIARQIGIPVLDPKLSVLSGDKLNEMSDDQLANVIDHVNIFARATPEHKLNIVRALRKRGDVVAMTGDGVNDAPALKLADIGVSMGRMGTDVAKEASDMVLTDDDFSTILTAIEEGKGIFNNIQNFLTFQLSTSVAALSLIALSTAFKLPNPLNAMQILWINILMDGPPAQSLGVEPVDHEVMKKPPRKRSEKILTSQVLKRLLGTAACIILGTVYVFIKEMAEDGEVTARDTTMTFTCFVFFDMFNALACRHSTKSIFEVGFFANKMFNLAVGLSLLGQMCAIYIPFFQSVFKTESLSFMDLIFLLVISSSVFVFDELRKWWVKRTTSTIDAYYDIV; encoded by the coding sequence ATGAGTGCAAACCCATTCGACGCACCAATTGCCGATGAGAGAAGTATAGAAGAGAGGGAGCTGTTAGAGGTGGCCAAAGAGGCACTTTCCAGACCGAATGCATCTTTAGAATATTGTACAATGTCTGTGGATGAAACATTGAGAAAATTAGAAACTGATCCGAAATCAGGATTAGGTTCTATTGCAGAAGCTAGTCGTAGGAAATTGGTTTATGGTGCCAACGAAATtgtcattgaagaagatgaaagtTTATGGAAAAAGTTTCTATCTAGTTTTGTTGAAGATAGATTAATCCTACTGTTGATTGGGTCAGCAGTTGTATCTTTCATAATGGGAAATATCGATGATGCCGTCAGTATTACGTTGGCTATTGTTATTGTCGTCAGTGTTGGATTTGTGCAGGAGTATAGATCTGAGAAATCTTTAGAAgcattgaataaattggtTCCAGCAGAGTGTCATTTAATCAGATGTGGTCAAGAATCTCACGTATTAGCTTCTGGACTTGTTCCAGGTGATTTAGTTcattttaaaattggaGATAGAATTCCAGCAGATCttagaattattgaagCTGTGGATTtatccattgatgaaagtAATTTAACTGGTGAGAATGAACCTGTTCATAAATCTGCCAAAGAGGTGAATAAAGATAGTTTTAACGACCAACCAAACTCTATTATCCCAATTTCTGATAGAACCTGTGTGGCATACATGGGAACTCTTGTTAAAGAAGGTCACGGTAAAGGTATTGTTGTTGGGATTGGGAAGAATACTTCCTTTGGTGctatttttgaaatgttaAGCAACATTGAAAAACCAAAAACTCCATTACAAAACGCTATGGACAAATTGGGTAAAGATCTATCACTATTTAGTTTCATTGTAATTGGTTTGATTTGCTTAGTCGGTATTCTTCAAGGAAGATCGTGGTTAGAAATGTTCCAAATCTCGGTGTCATTAGCTGTAGCTGCCATTCCAGAAGGTTTACCTATCATTGTTACTGTTACATTGGCTCTTGGTGTTTTGAGAATGGCCAAACGTAAAGCGATTGTAAGAAGATTACCAAGTGTAGAAACTTTGGGTTCTGTGAATGTTATTTGTTCCGATAAGACTGGTACTTTAACTTCAAACCATATGACAGcttcaaaaatttggtGTTTGGATAGTATGGCTAATAAGGCAAACGTCTTAAGTTTGGAAAAGAGTAAAAGTGGgagtttgaagaattatttaacTGAAGACGTTAAATCTACTTTAACTATTGGTAATATTTGTAACAATGCATCATTTTCTCAAGAACATGGCAAATATTTGGGGAATCCTACCGATATTGCACTATTAGAACaattatccaaatttgATTTGTCAGATATCAGGCCAACGTTTAAAAAAGTACAAGAAATTCCATTTAattccaaaagaaaatttatgGCTGTTAAAATAGTGAACTCTGAAGGTAAATACTCATTATGTGTTAAAGGTGCATTTGAAAAAGTCTTGAGTCAATGTTCCcattatttaaatcaaAAGGGTAAGACTGAAAAGTTAACTCAAGGACAAAGAGATGTAATTATTGAAACGGCGAATTCTTTAGCCTCTGAAGGGTTACGTATGCTAGCATTTGCCAAGACCACATTACCAGATTCCCCCACTTTATTAACTGAGGAAAGTGTTGGTGACTTGATCTTTACTGGTTTAATTGGTATGAATGATCCTCCAAGACCTACTGTGAAACCTGCCATTGAACAATTACTTCAAGGTGGTGTacatattattatgattaCTGGTGATTCTGAAAACACAGCGGTAAACATTGCCAGACAAATTGGTATCCCTGTGTTAGATCCTAAATTATCTGTCTTATCTggtgataaattaaatgagATGAGTGATGATCAATTAGCTAATGTCATTGATCATGTAAACATTTTTGCTCGTGCTACCCCAGAAcacaaattaaatattgttcGTGCCTTAAGAAAAAGAGGTGATGTTGTTGCTATGACAGGTGATGGTGTCAATGATGCACCTGCTTTGAAATTAGCCGATATCGGTGTTTCCATGGGGAGAATGGGTACTGATGTTGCTAAGGAAGCATCTGATATGGTATTaactgatgatgattttagTACTATCTTAACAgccattgaagaaggtaAGGGTATCTTtaacaatattcaaaatttcttaacTTTCCAATTATCTACTAGTGTTGCAGCTTTATCGTTAATTGCATTATCGACAGCGTTCAAATTACCTAATCCATTAAATGCCATGCAAATTTTATGgattaatattttaatgGATGGTCCACCTGCACAATCCTTAGGTGTTGAACCGGTGGATCATGAAGTGATGAAGAAACCACCAAGAAAACGTTCAGAAAAAATTTTAACATCACAAGTGTTGAAACGTTTATTAGGGACTGCTGCTTGTATTATCTTGGGTACTGTTTACGTTTTCATTAAGGAAATGGCAGAAGATGGTGAAGTTACCGCAAGAGATACCACAATGACATTTACATGCTTCGTATTTTTCGATATGTTTAATGCGCTTGCCTGCAGACATAGTacaaaatcaatttttgaagtTGGATTTTTCGCTAATAAGATGTTTAATTTAGCTGTTGgattatcattattgggTCAAATGTGTGCCATTTATATCCCATTTTTCCAATCTGTTTTCAAGACCGAAAGTTTAAGTTTTATggatttaatatttttattggTGATAAGTAGTTCTGTGTTTGtctttgatgaattgaGAAAATGGTGGGTGAAGAGAACTACCTCAACTATAGATGCGTATTACGATATCGTTTAG
- the SUT1 gene encoding Sut1p (ancestral locus Anc_8.109), which translates to MPASITVINKDQKLPPLLLPTLSLSPSSSSTTSSNSSANSATTPPTVPSHRSTSALNDTKGVTEKFFLIDPSSRKRKMMDQQPLLEKSKMVQRNTLENLAFLATKRPKLSMDNYSHSQPLLNLNSNFIPNPNPNFNGIANITPPPNEILTNTSSTNNTNNNIQNSYSSSSSASYTLQQQQQQQQPPTALGRPKGSLGSMQLPPMSVPQQQQQPSTTPNAKRQRIGPSCDKCRLKKIKCNAKVEIILQDDRIIPLISEKLHYCLMKNDVLNNLPLLVNQLNVPQDVINLLQINNQLRLIKHIDKLILFQPCNSCIKRKAAASTQNYSTTDNGATKNPTLPSFDDTLFCTFSKGFTRADINIFGKISMRLKGRAIKDMTYSDYRRAGF; encoded by the coding sequence ATGCCCGCAAGTATCACTGTTATCAACAAGGACCAGAAACTGCCTCCACTATTGTTGCCCACACTGAGTCTGTCGCCCTCGTCTTCATCAACCACATCTTCAAACTCTTCAGCAAATTCAGCAACCACTCCACCCACAGTTCCCTCTCACAGATCAACCTCCGCTCTGAATGATACAAAGGGCGTCACagaaaaattctttctcATAGATCCATCCTCAAGAAAGAGGAAAATGATGGATCAACAGCCACTCTTGGAAAAGTCCAAAATGGTCCAGAGAAACACTCTGGAAAATTTAGCCTTCTTGGCAACAAAGAGACcaaaattatcaatggaTAATTACTCTCACTCTCAACCGCTCTTGAAtctaaattcaaatttcataccaaatccaaatccaaattttaACGGAATCGCAAACATAACTCCCCCACCAAATGAAATACTGACAAATACCTCTTCAACTAATAAcactaataataacattcAAAATTCATActcctcctcctcttccGCTTCCTACACCttacaacaacaacaacaacaacaacaacctcCCACCGCATTAGGAAGACCAAAGGGCTCCCTAGGTTCAATGCAATTACCTCCAATGTCTGTcccacaacaacaacaacaacccTCAACAACCCCAAACGCAAAGAGACAAAGAATCGGTCCAAGTTGCGATAAATGTcgattgaaaaaaattaaatgtAACGCAAAGGTCGAAATCATCTTACAGGATGACAGAATTATTCCATTAATATCGGAAAAATTACATTATTGcttaatgaaaaatgatgTCTTGAACAACCTACCATTATTAGTAAACCAACTAAACGTCCCCCAGGACGTCATTAATCTACTACAAATAAACAATCAACTAAGATTGATTAAACATATAGATAAATTAATCCTCTTCCAACCTTGTAATTCATGTATCAAGAGGAAAGCCGCAGCATCCACTCAAAATTACAGTACAACGGATAACGGCGCAACAAAGAATCCAACTTTACCCTCCTTTGATGATACTTTATTTTGTACCTTCTCCAAGGGGTTCACAAGAGCAGATATTAACATATTCGGCAAGATCTCAATGAGATTGAAGGGAAGAGCCATCAAGGATATGACATATTCGGATTATAGAAGAGCAGGCTTTTAA
- the YIP5 gene encoding Yip5p (ancestral locus Anc_8.110) produces the protein MATTHSDNNSFLNIDDDLEGVDDFLGDEPNPFEDPNNVIASDDVSKPTPAAPAATPAPVIASDDANTKQGKLGPGLLNYYSRFFQLDTHELQERLVNGISFRPTMDPMKKVGDLEDDSESAAVMDLYGSVWITASVVMSRFIVVGGLQLVINELVQGKKLGSVEEMRKSEFINLIHSIWIFFGYTFGVPFVSWQLLIRDGSWKKGVALGDVHDLISVYGYGNVVWVPVCMIMAGLDRYGSVSGVIRILEWVTLCFGMCKSGFFIYKMVNFGQEESKVSVSLIVMFCFHVVFSLLIKFIIF, from the coding sequence ATGGCAACAACACATAGTGACaacaattcatttttaaacATTGACGACGATCTAGAAGGAGTGGATGATTTTCTTGGGGATGAACCGAACCCATTCGAGGACCCAAATAACGTTATCGCGAGTGATGATGTGTCCAAACCAACACCGGCGGCGCCAGCAGCAACGCCAGCACCGGTCATTGCCAGTGATGATGCGAACACGAAGCAGGGGAAGTTGGGTCCCGGACTATTGAACTATTACTCTcgatttttccaattggaCACGCACGAACTGCAAGAAAGATTAGTGAACGGTATTTCGTTCCGTCCTACCATGGACCCCATGAAGAAAGTTGGTGATTTGGAGGATGATTCGGAGTCGGCGGCGGTGATGGATCTGTACGGGTCCGTTTGGATCACAGCGAGCGTGGTAATGAGTCGATTTATCGTTGTTGGAGGGTTACAATTAGTGATCAATGAATTAGTGCAAGGTAAGAAGTTGGGTAGTGTGGAAGAGATGAGGAAGAGTGAGtttatcaatttgatcCATTCGATCTGGATCTTCTTCGGGTATACTTTTGGTGTTCCCTTTGTCAGTTGGCAATTGCTGATTAGGGATGGTAGTTGGAAGAAAGGAGTTGCATTGGGCGACGTGCATGATTTGATATCTGTTTATGGGTACGGTAATGTTGTTTGGGTGCCCGTGTGTATGATTATGGCTGGTTTGGATCGATACGGATCTGTTTCCGGGGTGATTAGGATCCTGGAGTGGGTGACTTTGTGTTTCGGGATGTGCAAGAGTGGGTTTTTCATTTATAAGATGGTTAATTTCGGACAAGAAGAGAGTAAAGTATCAGTTTCTTTGATTGTAATGTTTTGTTTCCATGTTGTGTTCAGTCTATTGATCAagtttataatattttag